Part of the Kineococcus aurantiacus genome, GGGCTGGCGCAGAGCGAGCGCCTGCTGCCCGAGCCGATCGACGGGGTCGTCAACCTGCTCTCCGCGCACGGGGCGGCGATGCTGCCCGGGCACGAGGTGTTCCGCTCGGTGGACTCCCCCGGGGAGGTGCCGATCGGGTTGGACATCCTGGCCGACGACCGGTTCGCGTTCAAGGCGCTCGGCCACTACCACGGCATGGGGGAGATCCTGCCGAACGTCTGGTACGCCGGGTCGCTGGTGCGGCGCGGGTTCGCCGACCCCGCGGGAGGTCGCGGCTGGTTGCTGTGCAAGGTGTTCTCCGACGGCCAGGTCGTGGTCGAGCCGCAGTACATCGACCAGCGACCGCAGTTCGACCTGCCGCGCATCGACGCGAAGGGGAAGACCGGGGCGCAGGTCGAGGAGGAGATCCGCGCCAACCTGGACAGCGTCGACGTCGCCGGCGCGATCATCCGGCAGGTCGTGGTCAACTGCTCGACCAGCACGCGCCGGGGCATCGACCAGCCGGCCCTGGCCGCGCTGACGGAGTCGGCGCTGATGTGGATGCCGGACTTCGTGCGCCCCCTGGCCGTCGACGAGGCGGCCGACCGGGCCGACGGGCAGGGCGTCGACCCGGCCGGTGACGACGCCGCGGGAGCGGTCACCGTGAGGACCGCCGACAGCGTCGCGGCGTCGCTGACGACCGCCGGGTCGGCCGATCTGCCCAAGGTGTACGGCTCGTGGGTCGAGGACTACGCGACCGCCGTGGGGCTGGCGGCGGAGGTGAAGCCGATCGTGGTCACCGAGGGGGTCCGGCACCTGAAGGCCGCGTCCCAGTTCGCCGAGACCGGTGACTTCGCGGTCCCGGACGCCCCGGCCGAGCGCACCGGGCAGGAGCAGGCCGCCGCCGAGCAGGCACGACGTCTCCGGGCTGCGGCGCTGCGCTCCCCCTCGCGGACGGTGGCCGGTGCGGACGCGCCGGGCACCGGTCCGGGCACGGACCCGGGCACGGAGCCAGCACCCGGGGTCCCCGCGGACGCCGGTGCCGGGGAGGAGCTCTTCTGATGATCACCATCGAGTCGGTGGAACTGGTCAACGTCCGCAGCATCGGTCGGGCAGTCGTCGA contains:
- a CDS encoding metallophosphoesterase; the protein is MSEPVYEVGFVADAHLGYAARCGSHPASGLNHRVRDGYLSYRAVVRDMIAKEVDLVIDGGDTFHQSHPSIGAIVWARRQMESLAAAGIPVIGNTGNHDASADRSKSPATAAIDDPARGIAYVTEPYKVFEPLDGLAVHVISHYGLAQSERLLPEPIDGVVNLLSAHGAAMLPGHEVFRSVDSPGEVPIGLDILADDRFAFKALGHYHGMGEILPNVWYAGSLVRRGFADPAGGRGWLLCKVFSDGQVVVEPQYIDQRPQFDLPRIDAKGKTGAQVEEEIRANLDSVDVAGAIIRQVVVNCSTSTRRGIDQPALAALTESALMWMPDFVRPLAVDEAADRADGQGVDPAGDDAAGAVTVRTADSVAASLTTAGSADLPKVYGSWVEDYATAVGLAAEVKPIVVTEGVRHLKAASQFAETGDFAVPDAPAERTGQEQAAAEQARRLRAAALRSPSRTVAGADAPGTGPGTDPGTEPAPGVPADAGAGEELF